A genomic region of Glycine max cultivar Williams 82 chromosome 15, Glycine_max_v4.0, whole genome shotgun sequence contains the following coding sequences:
- the LOC100792408 gene encoding vacuolar cation/proton exchanger 3 isoform X1: protein MGGSVVEDNHDLDHDLDLDDTPLASASSKSHQQFHSFDFEDTSVLDLRRSSIFNITRMSRSIYFVLIKAKINLLLPFGPFAILLHYVTGHHGWVFFFTLLGITPSAERLGYATEQLAFYTGPTVGGLLNATFGNATEMIISIYALKSNMIRVVQQSLLGSILSNMLLVLGCAFFTGGLAHYKKVQVFDKAAAVVNSGLLLMAVMGILFPAVLYFTHSEVHQGKSVLSLSRFSSCIMLLAYASYLFFQLRSQQNVYSPVGEGGENGENSDVEEDLELTQWEAIIWLAILTAWVSILSGYLVDAIQGASESLNMSVAFISVILLPIVGNAAEHASAIMFAVKDKLDITIGVAIGSSTQISMFVIPFCVVVGWCMGKEMDLNFQLFETATLFITVLVVAFMMQEGTSNYFKGLMLILCYLIVAASFFVHVDPKSGDD from the exons ATGGGGGGTTCGGTGGTGGAGGACAACCACGACCTCGACCACGACCTCGACCTCGACGATACTCCCTTAGCATCTGCCTCTTCTAAATCCCACCAGCAATTCCATAGCTTCGATTTCGAGGATACAAGTGTTCTAGATTTGCGGCGCTCATCCATCTTTAACATAACACGTATGAGCAGGAGTATTTATTTTGTCTTAATTAAAGCCAAGATCAACCTCTTGCTTCCCTTTGGTCCATTCGCCATTCTCCTACATTACGTAACTGGACACCAT GGATGGGTCTTCTTCTTCACCTTATTGGGGATTACTCCTTCGGCAGAACGTCTCGGTTATGCTACCGA GCAGCTTGCCTTCTACACAGGACCCACAG TTGGGGGTCTGCTTAATGCCACCTTTGGCAATGCAACTGAAATGATTATATCAATTTATGCATTGAAAAGCAATATGATAAGGGTTGTTCAGCAATCCCTACTCGGTTCAATCTTGTCAAATATGCTTCTAGTTCTTGGCTGTGCATTCTTTACTGGTGGCCTTGCCCACTACAAAAAAGTACAGGTTTTTGATAAG GCGGCTGCTGTTGTCAATTCTGGCTTACTCTTGATGGCTGTTATGGGAATACTATTTCCTGCTGTGCTTTACTTTACTCACTCCGAAGTTCATCAAGGGAAGTCAGTCTTGTCTCTTTCAAGATTTAGCAGCTGCATAATGCTACTGGCCTATGCAAGCTACCTTTTCTTTCAACTTAGAAGTCAGCAAAATGTTTATAGTCCGGTTGGTGAG GGAGGAGAGAATGGTGAAAATTCTGATGTGGAGGAAGATCTTGAATTAACTCAATGGGAGGCAATAATCTGGCTTGCTATCTTGACAGCATGGGTATCTATATTGTCTGGATACCTTGTAGACGCCATACAG GGAGCATCTGAGTCATTGAATATGTCAGTGGCTTTTATTTCTGTCATCTTGCTTCCAATTGTAGGCAATGCTGCAGAACATGCCAGTGCTATCATGTTTGCCGTGAAGGACAAGCTT GATATCACTATTGGAGTTGCTATTGGATCATCTACACAGATATCTATGTTTGTG ATCCCTTTCTGTGTGGTTGTTGGATGGTGCATGGGAAAAGAAATGGACTTAAATTTTCAACTATTTGAGACTGCCACACTTTTTATCACTGTGTTAGTAGTTGCATTTATGATGCAG GAAGGAacctcaaattattttaaagggTTGATGCTTATACTATGCTATCTAATAGTTGCTGCCAGTTTTTTCGTACATGTAGACCCTAAAAGTG GTGATGACTAA
- the LOC100792408 gene encoding vacuolar cation/proton exchanger 2 isoform X2 — translation MDGSSSSPYWGLLLRQNVSVMLPIGGLLNATFGNATEMIISIYALKSNMIRVVQQSLLGSILSNMLLVLGCAFFTGGLAHYKKVQVFDKAAAVVNSGLLLMAVMGILFPAVLYFTHSEVHQGKSVLSLSRFSSCIMLLAYASYLFFQLRSQQNVYSPVGEGGENGENSDVEEDLELTQWEAIIWLAILTAWVSILSGYLVDAIQGASESLNMSVAFISVILLPIVGNAAEHASAIMFAVKDKLDITIGVAIGSSTQISMFVIPFCVVVGWCMGKEMDLNFQLFETATLFITVLVVAFMMQEGTSNYFKGLMLILCYLIVAASFFVHVDPKSGDD, via the exons AT GGATGGGTCTTCTTCTTCACCTTATTGGGGATTACTCCTTCGGCAGAACGTCTCGGTTATGCTACCGA TTGGGGGTCTGCTTAATGCCACCTTTGGCAATGCAACTGAAATGATTATATCAATTTATGCATTGAAAAGCAATATGATAAGGGTTGTTCAGCAATCCCTACTCGGTTCAATCTTGTCAAATATGCTTCTAGTTCTTGGCTGTGCATTCTTTACTGGTGGCCTTGCCCACTACAAAAAAGTACAGGTTTTTGATAAG GCGGCTGCTGTTGTCAATTCTGGCTTACTCTTGATGGCTGTTATGGGAATACTATTTCCTGCTGTGCTTTACTTTACTCACTCCGAAGTTCATCAAGGGAAGTCAGTCTTGTCTCTTTCAAGATTTAGCAGCTGCATAATGCTACTGGCCTATGCAAGCTACCTTTTCTTTCAACTTAGAAGTCAGCAAAATGTTTATAGTCCGGTTGGTGAG GGAGGAGAGAATGGTGAAAATTCTGATGTGGAGGAAGATCTTGAATTAACTCAATGGGAGGCAATAATCTGGCTTGCTATCTTGACAGCATGGGTATCTATATTGTCTGGATACCTTGTAGACGCCATACAG GGAGCATCTGAGTCATTGAATATGTCAGTGGCTTTTATTTCTGTCATCTTGCTTCCAATTGTAGGCAATGCTGCAGAACATGCCAGTGCTATCATGTTTGCCGTGAAGGACAAGCTT GATATCACTATTGGAGTTGCTATTGGATCATCTACACAGATATCTATGTTTGTG ATCCCTTTCTGTGTGGTTGTTGGATGGTGCATGGGAAAAGAAATGGACTTAAATTTTCAACTATTTGAGACTGCCACACTTTTTATCACTGTGTTAGTAGTTGCATTTATGATGCAG GAAGGAacctcaaattattttaaagggTTGATGCTTATACTATGCTATCTAATAGTTGCTGCCAGTTTTTTCGTACATGTAGACCCTAAAAGTG GTGATGACTAA